ATCATTTCTACGCGTTGGTTACTACTGATTTTACAACAATTTTTTTAAGCATCTGTAAAATGTGCTATTCACACGAGCTCGAGGCAATTTAACTTGGATCGTTTCGATATAGTAATTGTTGGAGCAGGGGTCGCGGGTTGCATTGCTGCCCGTAAAGCTGCAGAGCTGGATAGTGAAGTTTGTCTCATAGATCGGAAGCCTCGTAATAAGGTTGGCGATAAGGTATGTGGGGATGCGATTAGTAAGTCAAACTTTGATCAGTTGAAAATTAATTACCCCTCAGGTGAAGAGTTAGCCTGCAAGGTTAGGGGGATTCAAGTTTATTCTCCTGACCTCCGCGCGGTTTATAATGTTCAGGGTGAAGGCTTCATTGTTAATAGGTTGGCATTTGGGCAAAGGTTAATGAATAGGGCGTTAGATGCAGGCGCTCTACTATATGATAACGCGGTTGCCGTTGAACCCATCATCATGGATAACTTTGTAAAAGGAGTTAAAGTCAGAGATCTCATCAAAGATAAGATTATCGAAGTTTATGGGAATGTGACAATTGATGCGAGTGGATTTCACTCTCCGTTGAGGGGTAAAATGCCGGCAGCATGGCATGTTGAAAGTAATATAGCTGGAGAAGATGTTGTGGTCTGCTATCGGGAGATTCGGGAACTTAAGAATGAATTAGAAGATCCAAACTACTGCAAAATTTATCTAAATCAAGCAATTGCTCCGGGCGGCTATATTTGGGTCTTCCCTAAAAATGGAACTAAAGTAAATATCGGACTTGGTGTTCAAAAGAAGAGAGGCTTTTTAAACCCCAAAACTCAACTTTATAGGCATATTTTATCCCAACCAGCTTACGCAAACTCTAGACTTGACCATGGAGGGGGAGGGGAAGTTCCCACACGTAAACCGATTGACCCACTAGTTGTAAATGGGCTTATGTTCGTGGGGGATGCGGCATGTCAAGCAAACCCCCTTCATGGAGGCGGAATAGGTTCAGCGATGGCGGCTGGAATGTTAGCTGCAGAGGTAGCGGTTAAAGCTCTTCAAATTGGAGACTTCAGTCAAAGGTCATTGTGGCAGTATTGTTTCGAATTTATGAAGAGTATGGGTGCTAAGCATGCAAGTCTTGATGTTTTTAGAATTTTTCTCCAGAGAACTTGTGATGCGGATCTTAACTATGGTATGCAACGTTTGATGATTACTGAAACTGACTTGCTGAAGATTGGCGCTGGTGAAGATTTACGTCTAAATATTACTGAAAAGGTTGGAAGAGCAATTCGAGGCAGCCGAAAGATTCGGCTACTTTTAAGGCTAAGGAATGCCGCTGCGATAATGCAAAAACTGCGAACTATTTATCAGCAATACCCTGCGTCACCGGAAAACCATGCGGAATGGAAGAAGCAAGAATCTTCAATTTATGAGATGATCGTTAAGGTTTGAAAATCTTAATGTGTAAGCCAATTTCCGTTATCAGTTTCACGACCAGCTAGTGAATAATGCCCTAATCTCTGCAGTAGTTCCCTTGTAATCGGAAACCTGTCTAGATCTTTATATGGGAGATACATCGACTTAGCATATTCTATAGCGAAATCGGGGTCAATAGCAATTTCGTGGTAGCGACACTTTTCAACGATTTCTTGAGCGTATTCCCTAGCGCTCTTTGATACTAGCATCATTCTGGCGCCAGTGCCAGCTGAATTCCCAATAAACTTAACCTTTTGAAGGGAAAATTCGGGATACATTCCAATAGTTCTTGCACTTTCAGGGTCAACATAATTACCAAATGCACCCGCTATCACAACCTGCGCAACATCATCTTCAGCTACACTCATTTTTTTCATTAGAATTGAGGCACCTGCATGCATCGCAGCCTTTGCCTTAAGTAGCTCTTCAACATCATTTTCTGTGATTGATATATCATAGCTACTGTTTGTTTCCTCTTTGGTGGCAATTATAAATTCTAATCCATGCGCCCCTAGGCGGAGCCTATCCGTTTTCGTCATCATTTCTTTAACGAATCTTCCACGAGTGTTAATAATACCTGCTTTTAATAGAGCGGCTAGAGCGTCGATAAGTCCTGATCCGCAGATACCTATCGGCTTCACGTCGTCGATGGTTATATAACTAACTTCTAAAGTTTCTGGGTCGACGCTAATTCTTTCTATTGCGCCAGTAGAAGCCCTCATTCCATGAGTTATATGCATCCCCTCGAATGCAGGTCCCGATGCACATGAGCAAATTAAAACTCCATTTTCATTTCCTATGGCGATTTCAGTATTTGTACCAATATCAATGTTAAAAATGACCTCCTTAGAGTCCAACATTTTTGCAACCATAATATCTGCAACGCTGTCAGCGCCAACAAAGCCGCCTATAGTTGGTGCAACGTATATGTTTCCATTTGGATTCAAATTCAAACCCTGAATTTTAGAAGCTTGAACATCCATGCCTCTCGTTATAACTGGGGGGTATGGAGATAATGCAACATGTTTAGGCCATATTTTCAAGAAAAGATGATGCATACAAGTGTTTCCAACAAATACAGACTCATAAATCTCATCAGGTTTTACTCCAACCTTCTCACAGCACTCTCGAATCATCTCGTTAATTCCACTAACAACAGCTTTTTGAAGCTCTTCGAGTTGGTTTGAACCCTTCATGGCATAGGTTATTCTAGACATTACATCTTCGCCATACGGAATCTGTGGATTCAACCTTGCCGAGACTGCTAGGACTTTTCCAGTGTTTAGATCGATTAGGAAGCCTGCAAGCTTGGTGGTTCCTATATCCACTGCAAAGCCATAACATCGAGAGGTAGTATCGGCAGGTTCAATTGCTATAATCTTCTCTTCGTTCCAAACTACTACTGTACACCTCCAGTTGCTTTCGCGAAGCACGAAGGGAATTTGCAAAGCCGCCTCGTAGGACAACTTTAGTTTATCGAGTTTGTATTGGGTTTTTAGAGCTTCAAGTAATCTACTTTCATCAGATCGGGGATCCTCGATTGATGCTTTCCGTAGTTTCACGAAATACTTTTTTACCATCGGGTAGGGGGCAACAGGAACTTCGAGCCCTTCAGTTTGTAGCCTTTGTTTTCCCATCCTACTTCTTTCAGGTACCGAAACTATTACATTTCCCAGTATTCGAGTCTGGCATGCTAGCCTATACGACTCGCTAATTTCGTCTTTAGAAAGGTGTTTCAATTCGCATGGTGTGAGCTCACCAACCGTGTCCATATTAGACTCAATCTTCACCTTACACTTGCCGCAGATACCCCTAGAGCCACAAATCGACGTAAGATCGACTCCAAGTACTTTGGCTGCATCCATCAAAGTTTTTCCAAATGCTATTCTTATTCGCTTTTCATAGGGTCGAAATATAACCTCAGCCTTCTTCCCGCTGTTAGCCACCGTTTTCACCACAGAATTTGTCATAACTCTAAAGTTAATCGTACTGAAACTTATAACAATGAATTAAGTGGAGCTTAGCCGAAAAAGCTTCATCCTAGGCTTATTCAATTGAAAAAAAGTAAAATGCAGCCTTTGAAATGCTAAATAAATAAGTAGGTTACACTATTTTTCTTTACCTAGACACTTTGCGGGGTTAGCCAAGTGGTCAAAATTAGCATCGCAAAACTTGTGATGCTAATGGTATGGCGACAGGCTTAGGTGATCGTACTCGGAGAAACCTGTTGGCGAAGGCCTTCGTGGGTTCGAATCCCACACCCCGCACTCTTGGACACGCAAATTTTGATCTCGGGTTAACTCACTCAAGTTTCAGCTTTTAAAATCAATATGAAAAGGAATTATAAATCAGTTCCATAACGTATGCTAATAAAACATTTTGCAGAAGCTGATGTGAAGCGGATGAAGAAATTAACTATCGTGAAGTTTGGGGGCAGTCTCCTTGACCTAAATAATGTGAATATTCCTCTAATAGTCCAGAGGATAGAAGAGTTAAGATGTCAGGACAATGTTGGACCAATTGCAGTATTTTCTGCTCCTAGAAGATATACCGATATGTTAATAGAGATCGGCGAGTCTCGGGCACAGTCAAAGGATATTAATGTAAAACCGTTATTCGAACCATACAAGGCTCTTGCCAAAAGATATGTCAATGCAGAATACCAACAAGAACTACTGGATGAACTGGACATCTACTTTCAAGAAGTCGAAGGAACCCTAGTAAAGCTAAACAAGCGATTTGAGGGGAACAATAAAGCCCGCGTGTTAACTAGTGGCGGAGAGCTTCCGACCGCGGCTCTGATGGATTACGTGTTGAGATCCCGGGGTATCGATTCTTGCCATATTTCCAAAGAAAAATGGCCGATTATAACCGATGATAATTATGAGAATGCCACTCCAATATATGAAGCTAGTAAAAAAAGAGTCAGCTATTTGATAGATTTACTCGAGGAAGGTAAGGTTATTTCTCAGGCTGGTTTCCTCGGGATGACAAGTGACGGGCTAGAGACACTTCTAGGCCGAGGGGGATCAGATCAGGTTGCCGTCTTCACCTCCTGCCTTTTGAAGGACAAATATGAAGTTGATACATTGCTGCTCAAAGAGACTCCGATCCAAAGTGCCGACCCAGCAATAGTGACGAACCAAAAACTGCATAGTATTCGATATATGACCTATAATGAAGCCATAAAAGCAACAGTGACAGGCATGAAAATAGTTCAAAGCGCTGCGGTAAGGCTTGCACGTGAATTTAAGCTACCTCTTAAGGTTGCTCCCATAGAAAATATGGAAATGTCTACCATCATTCAAGCTAAGGATCCAACAAGTGAGATTGTCAAATGTATAACCGGCACGAAGGGTTGTGCAATTCTTACGATAAGCAATGATCGAAGCAAGTCTCTAGAGGACTGCCTAAGGCTGTGGGAAAGTTATGAAGATTTTCTTGATTTGGGGACAGAGGTATTGGAAACTGGAAAAGTGGTGAGAGACTTCCTACTTCTTGATGCGAATTTCGTTAAAAAGCATGAAGAGCGGTTGAGGAGTTTTGATGAACAACTCGAGATTGAGTACGGTGTTGGCGTTGTAACGTTGATTGGAGATCGGATGAGAGACTCACCTGGAATAGCATCTATTGCTATCAGTGCCATACCAAACATCAACATTAAAAGGGCTGTCTTCGCTCCGCATACATCTCAAATAATTTTGGTATTAGATGAACGAGACGTAGAAACAGCGGTTAGATCTATACATGCCAAAAGAAGTAAAATGAATAGGCGCACACCAGACCGTTTAAGGTCCGTGAAATAGGTGCTCCGGGCGGGATTTGAACCCGCGATCAACGGCTTTCCTTGTTAAATTCACTCGAAAGGCCGCTATGCTTGACCGGGCTACACCACCGGAGCCTGCTAAGCGTTTTTAAAAGACTTAACTCGTCGATAAAATCTTTTGCGTTTCTAAATGCAGGTTGTTAACATTGATGGGCCCGGAGGGATTCGAACCCTCGACCAGCAGGTTTCTCAACTAATTTTTATGAGCCTGTCGCTCTCACCTGGCTGAGCTACGGGCCCACTGTCCATTCGGATTAAAATAAACCGCTTTAATAAGTGTTTATACAAGATTTGTCCCTCACGAAAGCTATGCAACGCAATTGAGAAATCAGGTTGTCATACAGAGGCGTCAGATCGCCCGTCGAGGCTGGTTTCATCATCCTATAAATCAATTCATACTTTGTTGGATATATCCTCTACTGTGCTGTGATAGATTCACTACGTAAACTTGACCGATTATTTACTTAGTTATTAGAATTGGCGCCGGCGGACTCGTCGGGTTGAAGCTTTTAGCTTCTCACCCTCGGACTCGAACCGCCGACCATTCCCCGGATATGGTTTACCCATATCCAACGGGTCTCCGCATGCTCAGCATGAGGATTTAACAGCCTCAGCCCCAATGGAGTTTTGTCCATTGGATCCGCTGCTCTACTTCCCCTGTTGGGGTTTTCCCCAAGCAGTCCTAGCTGAGCTACGCCGGCACCGCTAAGTTTTGAATTTTAAACTACTATATATTCCTTCCTTGTTGAAGGGCTTTCGTAATGTTTTTGAATATCTCTGCTATTCGTTATTATTCGATCTTAGCAAAAGCAGTAACAATTCCCATAGCGGCGATTAATGCTCCAATAATAATAAAAAGCAATGTTGCTCCGCCAATGGTGGTGACGCTGGTCAATGCGCTATAAAGTATTAGCACCCCTATAATCATTGTAATTATGCCCAGTAATCGAATAAAAAGGTCTATTTCCCGAGGTGCAGACGCTGAGTTTAACATGATGTCCTCAACTTCGCTCGGATTTGTTCAATATAGTTTTTGAAATTCTTGGGATTAGGGTTCTTTTAACCCTAGTTTAATAAAGCTTTAAAAAATTTCTGGAAAGCTCCGCCTAATGCAAAGCGGTTAAAATAGGCTATATGCCTAACAAGGAAGAGCTCATATAATCCGCAATTCAGTAGCTTGCCATTTCCTCAAGTTTTGCAGGTAGGTAGTGGTCGACAATGTAGGATAATCCATATCGGCTGAATGCTTCTTGCTCCGCTTTTTTCCCGATTTTAAGGAATGTCTCTATTTCCCGTTGCCATAGTTCCCCCTCGTATCGCGGATCCTTCCGTAGTTCATGTAGTCGTTTAATATCCAATTCAGTTAGTCGATCGCTTGGGAGCTTATACTCAACTATATCAGTTGCCCAAACCCCAGCCCACTTAGCATCAGGAGTTGTCAACTCACGAAGATGTGCGGCATTGGCTGATCCTGAGATGATTACCATTGCGATATGCATTCCCCAGGGGTCTCCGTCGGTCAGAATGTAGACTGGTAATCCAAGTTCCTTATTTAGCCTGCGGATGAGGTGTCTTGTCGCCCGTGGTGCCTGTCCGGCTGTATGAATTAACAATGCGTTGAATCTTTGCCAAGCTCTCTCCTCGATGAACCTAGTGAACATAGCACCTTTCTCAATGCATATAATTTTGTCAACATTTGACTCAACAAATTCAGCGCTGGTTAATGCTGGCCCGATCATTACTCCATCGGGATGTATAGTTAGATTAAGTCGTTTTCCCTC
The nucleotide sequence above comes from Candidatus Bathyarchaeota archaeon. Encoded proteins:
- a CDS encoding NAD(P)/FAD-dependent oxidoreductase, with amino-acid sequence MDRFDIVIVGAGVAGCIAARKAAELDSEVCLIDRKPRNKVGDKVCGDAISKSNFDQLKINYPSGEELACKVRGIQVYSPDLRAVYNVQGEGFIVNRLAFGQRLMNRALDAGALLYDNAVAVEPIIMDNFVKGVKVRDLIKDKIIEVYGNVTIDASGFHSPLRGKMPAAWHVESNIAGEDVVVCYREIRELKNELEDPNYCKIYLNQAIAPGGYIWVFPKNGTKVNIGLGVQKKRGFLNPKTQLYRHILSQPAYANSRLDHGGGGEVPTRKPIDPLVVNGLMFVGDAACQANPLHGGGIGSAMAAGMLAAEVAVKALQIGDFSQRSLWQYCFEFMKSMGAKHASLDVFRIFLQRTCDADLNYGMQRLMITETDLLKIGAGEDLRLNITEKVGRAIRGSRKIRLLLRLRNAAAIMQKLRTIYQQYPASPENHAEWKKQESSIYEMIVKV
- a CDS encoding DUF4445 domain-containing protein, giving the protein MTNSVVKTVANSGKKAEVIFRPYEKRIRIAFGKTLMDAAKVLGVDLTSICGSRGICGKCKVKIESNMDTVGELTPCELKHLSKDEISESYRLACQTRILGNVIVSVPERSRMGKQRLQTEGLEVPVAPYPMVKKYFVKLRKASIEDPRSDESRLLEALKTQYKLDKLKLSYEAALQIPFVLRESNWRCTVVVWNEEKIIAIEPADTTSRCYGFAVDIGTTKLAGFLIDLNTGKVLAVSARLNPQIPYGEDVMSRITYAMKGSNQLEELQKAVVSGINEMIRECCEKVGVKPDEIYESVFVGNTCMHHLFLKIWPKHVALSPYPPVITRGMDVQASKIQGLNLNPNGNIYVAPTIGGFVGADSVADIMVAKMLDSKEVIFNIDIGTNTEIAIGNENGVLICSCASGPAFEGMHITHGMRASTGAIERISVDPETLEVSYITIDDVKPIGICGSGLIDALAALLKAGIINTRGRFVKEMMTKTDRLRLGAHGLEFIIATKEETNSSYDISITENDVEELLKAKAAMHAGASILMKKMSVAEDDVAQVVIAGAFGNYVDPESARTIGMYPEFSLQKVKFIGNSAGTGARMMLVSKSAREYAQEIVEKCRYHEIAIDPDFAIEYAKSMYLPYKDLDRFPITRELLQRLGHYSLAGRETDNGNWLTH
- a CDS encoding aspartate kinase; this translates as MLIKHFAEADVKRMKKLTIVKFGGSLLDLNNVNIPLIVQRIEELRCQDNVGPIAVFSAPRRYTDMLIEIGESRAQSKDINVKPLFEPYKALAKRYVNAEYQQELLDELDIYFQEVEGTLVKLNKRFEGNNKARVLTSGGELPTAALMDYVLRSRGIDSCHISKEKWPIITDDNYENATPIYEASKKRVSYLIDLLEEGKVISQAGFLGMTSDGLETLLGRGGSDQVAVFTSCLLKDKYEVDTLLLKETPIQSADPAIVTNQKLHSIRYMTYNEAIKATVTGMKIVQSAAVRLAREFKLPLKVAPIENMEMSTIIQAKDPTSEIVKCITGTKGCAILTISNDRSKSLEDCLRLWESYEDFLDLGTEVLETGKVVRDFLLLDANFVKKHEERLRSFDEQLEIEYGVGVVTLIGDRMRDSPGIASIAISAIPNINIKRAVFAPHTSQIILVLDERDVETAVRSIHAKRSKMNRRTPDRLRSVK
- a CDS encoding DNA topoisomerase IV subunit A; translated protein: MTPKKKGRTSIKERKSQVISTFEELGCKIYDQIERKEFPRVEMPSRSIYNIKYDPVTRQYVLGNRVVRRSARNIRHIRPFTQLVWVANVVNSLSRTNKTSTLRDVYYMAQAYDMNFKDQQESDDIITDLETIIGYSREDFNVFPEERSAIYGNLTIEYTVPGYEGKRLNLTIHPDGVMIGPALTSAEFVESNVDKIICIEKGAMFTRFIEERAWQRFNALLIHTAGQAPRATRHLIRRLNKELGLPVYILTDGDPWGMHIAMVIISGSANAAHLRELTTPDAKWAGVWATDIVEYKLPSDRLTELDIKRLHELRKDPRYEGELWQREIETFLKIGKKAEQEAFSRYGLSYIVDHYLPAKLEEMASY